A section of the Oreochromis niloticus isolate F11D_XX linkage group LG9, O_niloticus_UMD_NMBU, whole genome shotgun sequence genome encodes:
- the LOC100696776 gene encoding neutral cholesterol ester hydrolase 1 isoform X2 — protein sequence MGVCHRVHLLNRVVSWVEVIEARSSPAVNVTDSALGGIPTRVFHPIRGERLKRGVIYFHGGGWALGSGRMRSYDHLCRKMAEDLDAVVMSVDYRLAPEAVFPDQYHDAIAASRAFLSTEVLEHYSIDPERVCVSGDSAGGNLAAAVAQKLSSDDTLKVKFKAQALIYPVLQALDFHTPSYQQNQAVPILYRPVMARFWLQYLGGNTSLEPLLLANNHSSLDESGISAETRSKLNWTALLPAERRKHFRPVLKETGSPGVVGEVPGLTDVRASPLLAEQGVLGRTPKAYVMTCEFDVLRDDGLMYARRLQDAGVTVTSDHYEDGFHGCMVFAYLPMMSSVGRRSMNNYIRWLDQNL from the exons ATGGGCGTGTGCCACCGCGTCCACCTGTTGAACCGGGTGGTGTCCTGGGTGGAGGTGATTGAGGCTCGCTCCAGCCCCGCCGTGAACGTCACAGACTCCGCGCTGGGAGGCATCCCCACCCGGGTGTTTCATCCCATCAGAGGGGAGAGGCTGAAAAGAGGAGTTATTTATTTCCACGGTGGCGGCTGGGCCCTCGGCAGCGGAC GAATGCGCTCCTATGACCATCTTTGCCGGAAGATGGCGGAGGACCTGGATGCTGTCGTTATGTCAGTTGA CTACCGTCTTGCTCCAGAGGCCGTGTTCCCAGATCAGTACCATGATGCAATAGCGGCGTCGCGGGCCTTCCTGTCCACTGAGGTTTTAGAGCACTACAGCATCGATCcagagagggtgtgtgtgtcGGGAGACAGCGCTGGGGGAAACCTGGCTGCCGCTGTGGCGCAAAAG CTCAGCTCAGACGACACCCTGAAGGTGAAGTTCAAGGCCCAGGCGCTGATCTACCCCGTGCTGCAGGCGCTCGACTTCCACACCCCATCctaccagcagaaccaggccgTGCCCATCCTCTACAGGCCCGTCATGGCTCGCTTCTGGTTGCAGTACCTGGGTGGCAACACCTCCCTGGAGCCTCTCCTGCTCGCCAACAACCACAGCTCTCTGGACGAGTCGGGCATCAGCGCAGAGACTCGCTCGAAGCTGAACTGGACCGCTTTGCTGCCAGCTGAGCGCAGGAAGCACTTCCGGCCAGTGCTTAAAGAAACCGGGTCACCTGGTGTGGTGGGCGAGGTGCCGGGGCTCACAGACGTGAGGGCGTCGCCGCTGCTGGCGGAGCAGGGCGTTCTGGGTAGGACGCCTAAGGCGTACGTGATGACTTGTGAGTTTGACGTGCTCAGGGATGACGGGTTAATGTACGCCAGACGTTTGCAGGACGCTGGCGTCACGGTGACCAGTGACCACTATGAGGACGGCTTTCACGGCTGCATGGTGTTTGCGTATCTGCCGATGATGTCGAGCGTGGGACGGAGGAGCATGAACAACTACATCCGCTGGCTGGACCAAAATCTGTAG